TCTTGTTAGATATTTGTTCAAAACTCTCGAGCTTCGTGTGAATGAATGAATCATCTTCTCCCCGTGCGTACGTTGAAGAGTTGTTGATGGGTTTTTTTTTATTCCCTGCAAACATAACTGAAgaagatggaattcaagtgtgaaCTCATGGATTGAATGTCTGATTAGCAAATACTTTCAATTGTGGACTCTTACACAAAACATTTCATGTGTGTGAAGAGGTAGGTTGCTTTCAATATTGAGCAAACCTGGGGTTGACTGGAGACTTTGATTTCTGAAGGAGTCGGTGGACGAGATTTATTTCAAGGGGACCACGCGTGATCGAGTTTGGTAAATATCATCCTGAGCTTTGCAGCTGCTGTGGTGTTTTGTCGTTAAATGGGATCTTCCTCGTCTGTGATCTTTAACAGGAAAAGTTATACAAACCTCaaagaaagaaatattaagtTTAGCTCCGGCATAGTACACAAACAAACCTCAAAGAAATGCAGCCAATACCAGACAGACCACGAGCAAGCAACGTAGTTTCAAAGAAATGTAAAGAGTTTACCTCTGGCAAAGTACAAAATCCTTTCATTATGGACATAGGTATCCGGTGTTACATCTAATACCTGGCTCAGCATAAGATACAATAAGACAGCCCGAGCAGAGAATCCCAGGGAACAGCGAGCCGAGTTTGAGAGAGCAGCTAGTGTGTGTTGTCCAACATCAGGGGAACTGCTGCCGGTTATACGTATCCTCGTGCACGAAGACGGGATTTGCCTGAGCTGGTGGGATCTGAGGATGTGCCATCGCAATGCCCCCTTGGTTTTGGTCCACACCCCAACTTTGTGCATTCTTGGATGACAAGGCAACGTAGTAAACAATGGCAAGGGCGACGCTGGCAAGGGACAGCACCGCCCCGCCCGAGAACACTCCGGACTTCACCACGTAGCAGTAGTCTCCAAAATACATCCTTTCTTGACCCCGCTGGTCGTTCAAGGCAGCACCCGTCAACAACAGAAGGAACGCTATTATGAATGAAACCCTGCATTATTATGAGCGTTAAACTTGTTCACTATTTGCATCATCTCATCTTCTATATATGATCTATGTGAAGACTTTGGAACGACTAATCTCTGCCATATTTGACAGACACCGATAATTAAGTTTCGgttcagaaacttaccaagaagcaacgaaagagatcaaccctagggTCCAGTTGGTGCCCGATGGATGAGGATGCTTCTTGCAACATATGCACCCGGCTACGGTGTTTATTATCGCCTGCGCCATCATAAGAGCCAATGCTGATATCAGACCCAGCGCTAATGCTGGGCTCTTTGGATACACACATTCACCTCCTGTTGTTGTTTGGACATCAGAAGCCTGCACGGTTGAGAATGAAGTGAATTAACATGTGCACACTATGTTTGCCGCATGAACTTACTACTGCTGGCATCTTATAACAAGTTATGCTGATTGGAAGTTTGAGCACTTTTTATTTAGGCAGTACCAGAGAAATAATAGAACAATTTAATGGCTCTAGAAAAGTTTACCATACAAATTGCATCATGGGATATCTAAAAACCGGTAGCTATTACCCTCTTTTCCTTTAACCTCAACCAGTGAGTCTCACAATTTTACTTTGGTTGGCCCTATGGATCATGGTGTGGCTCATCAAACTGGTAATAAGTCACAACATGGTCTCAGCTTGAAATATTGGCAGCATAATGACCTAGCAGACAATTGGTAGTAGTTAAACATATCGAATTCACCCATCAAACAGTCTATGCATGATGAGGGTGACCAACCAACTGAAACAGACTAGAAAACAAGAAGAGGGGAGAGATCAAGAACAGAATTATATGCATATCTAATGAAATCATGCATAAAGTACACAGAACATCTCCAATAGTAggctgttcttttttttttttttcataaaatgcTTCTCTCTGGTTCATGATGAGTATCTTTCCAGAGCCATCTGATCAAAAGCTCCGTCTATGAATGATAGCCATAAGACAGCCAAGATCACTATTCCAACTTTAATGCTCCAAATCATTCATCAGCTTTTAGAACAGACAAAACCAATGCTTCCATAGATTTCAAGCTATGTAATCGCCATTTAAGTAGCTACATGTAGTTCAATCAAAGTCCAGGGAATATATTACCTGCAATTCCATGATCCTAATTTCGCAATTAACTCATTCTTAATAACAAAGCAACCATTACAATACTAAATCCCTCATCTACTTTCAAGAAGATTAAACTAAAATTAGACTTAAAACGGGGAACAATGTTTTGTGATGGAAGGGTAAATGGCTGTggataaaaataaaacaaaaaatggTCGaagaatattaataaaaaaaagaaagttttACATTCGTTAAAAGGAAGTAAAGTAAAAGATATGCCTAACATCGATCCCGACCTCAAAATTTTGAATTCATCATCATCCTACATCATCAGTTTCTTGATCCTACCAAACATTCTGAGGAACATTTTCTACAAATCAGCAATACTCTTTTTCCTCCTTACACGTTCAAGAGAATCAAGACTGTTTTGAATCATTTCCTGACCATGCATCCCTTCCAAATTCCGTAGCCACAAGCTTTAAAAACTCTGAACGGTTCCCTCACCCTTAAATTCTTCCAAGAAACTTAGTTTCTTCGAGTACGATACAGAAAATGGTAGCTAAATTGCATTAGTAAAAATGAACAATTCAAACAAAGGCTGTTTTCGACCAAGATTCCCTGATTGATCCTCATCGAGTAGCATTTCTCGAGATCTCTGAACTATAATTGCATCCAACGAGAAGATGGACTTCGGATATATAATTTGGACAGCTTCCGACATTGGTGAAATCAACACATCACCTTACTTAAATATAGACAAACCATTTGAAAACTACCAAGCATCAAGATCCCGTTCTTAACCACTAAACCCCTTTCAGGAATCCACGATAAGGAAGggaaaaaacaagaaaaacacAATAGCCCTTTATCGATTGCACAATCCTAGTCAAACACCCAGCTCTGCACCAAAGCAACGAGTTCCTGGTCCATTTAGAAGCTAACATGAGATCCAAGTAAGAACAGAAACCCAAGATGAATAATTTGCTTGAAGCCATTTTTGACCCCCATCATGTAGCATTGTTTTGAGATCTTCGAACTATAATTGGGTCCAACAAGAAGATGGACTTCAGATATCTAACTTGGACAGCTTCCAACATTGGCGAAATCATCACATCAACTTACTTTAAAATAGGCAAGCATTTGAGAAATTAACCTCCAAATAGACCACTTAACCACTATTACACCACTAACAGGCAGTACATGTTAAAGAGAAGGAAACATCAGGAGAAGTAACAAGATAAAAGACAAAGAAAACACCATCAAGCATCAAGATCACAACTCCTTCCAACAATACACACAAAAAGGAGGGAAAAGACAAGAAAACACAAGTAGCCCTTTGCCTGATTGCACTCTCGTAGTCAAAGGCCCAACTCCTCACGAAAATAACAACTTCCCGGTCCATTTATAAGCTAATATCAGATCCAAGAAAGAACAGAAACCAAAATGAATAATTGACCCCCATCAAGTTGCATTGTTTGAGATCTTTGAATTATAATTGGGTCCGACAAGAAGAGGGACTTCAGGAACAGGACATGGACAGCTTCCAACATTTGAGAATCTCTAGGGTATAAGAAATACGTTACCAATCCTACACCACTAACAGAGAACATGTTGAAGAAAGACGGAAACATCAGGAGAAGTAACAAAAGGGAAGAAGCATCAAGATCCCATTTCCTCCCATAATACACAAAACCTATAGCTATTTGCCGATTGCACGAACCTAGTCAAAGATCCAACTCAAATAAACATCAGATCCAAGAGGTAACAGAAAGCAAGCAGTCGCTGCCAACGAACTCCCTATTCAATAACACCAACGCAAAGAACAAGAAACCGAATCTTGAAGGGAAAACCGAAGGGAGGGGAAAGGTGAGGACCTTAGTCCTGGTGGCCTCGGCTGCAAAGGCGAGCGCCGCGGAGAGGAGCCCCAGGAAGCCCACGGCCACGCAGACCACCATCACTTTCCTCTCCATCGCCCTCGCCCTACCaaaaaccctctctctctcttttcctccacctcctcctcctcttgatcTCCTCTGCACTATGACCAGAGAAAGAAACAGACGGgagattctcctctctctctctctctctctctctctctctctctctctctcacatacaGAAATAGACGGTAGCTTCTCCCTTTCTATTGAAAGAAATTGGCGGGAGCTGCTCCTTGTTCTTGAAAGCTCGCTTCGGCTCCTCGCCGTCGACCTCCTCTGCACTACGGCCAGAGCAAGAAATTGAACGAGGGAGCTCCTTCTTGTGCTTGGAAAGCTTCCTTCCCCTccccccctccctccctctctctctctctctctctctctctctcaggcacACACCGGTGGTTGGGGAGTGTGCAACGATAAAGTAAAAGGAAGTCCAATGTGAACAGAACCAGAACCGTCTCTTCCTTTGTGTCACTATATGACACGCTCGCCTTTTTATTTCGGGTTCCCTCTTGATCGCACGAAAAATAAAGCGGATGATAGCatgatttttgattttttaaCCTTGAGATTCGTGCTACATTTAATAAatagttttttgttattttatatcttattttttttattttttttaaaaataatatctctaatttaaaaatattataatatttcggTCATCATAATAAAgatattatgaaataatataagtatTCTATATAGACTCTTAatcttaattaaattaattataagtctaaaaatatgttatcatatttcgatcatcataataaaaatataataaatatgaataaataaataaataaaaatagaagATGTGAAATGATTTTACTTCGAATCTCACGGTGTCCTTTTACAATATGTTATTGGGACTAAAAGTGATCACAAGCAAGTGTGTTCATGTGACACCATATGACGCTTTTCTCTTTGGGAACCTACAAACACCAACTTGTCATTACAAAGTGCATGAACTCACCACGAGGCTAATCCAACCCCAAACATGACTTTGGAATAT
This DNA window, taken from Musa acuminata AAA Group cultivar baxijiao chromosome BXJ3-7, Cavendish_Baxijiao_AAA, whole genome shotgun sequence, encodes the following:
- the LOC103990611 gene encoding protein MODIFYING WALL LIGNIN-2; amino-acid sequence: MERKVMVVCVAVGFLGLLSAALAFAAEATRTKASDVQTTTGGECVYPKSPALALGLISALALMMAQAIINTVAGCICCKKHPHPSGTNWTLGLISFVASWVSFIIAFLLLLTGAALNDQRGQERMYFGDYCYVVKSGVFSGGAVLSLASVALAIVYYVALSSKNAQSWGVDQNQGGIAMAHPQIPPAQANPVFVHEDTYNRQQFP